Proteins encoded in a region of the Paenibacillus sp. E222 genome:
- a CDS encoding response regulator transcription factor translates to MAINNILVVDDEPEIREALVIYLKSDDVDVLTASNGLEALEILEQETIHLIIMDNMMPQLDGIKTTFKIRENKNIPIIMLSAKSEDSDKILGLNVGADDYITKPFNPLELIARVRSQLRRFTNLGSFQSNGEEIIQVRGLVLNKSSKTVEVDGEDVRLTAKEYKILELLLENKGRVFSIEEIYERVWNEPIFASENTVAVHVRNIREKIEINPKDPKYLKVVWGIGYKIEKK, encoded by the coding sequence ATGGCTATAAATAACATTCTTGTTGTAGACGATGAACCGGAAATTCGAGAAGCGCTCGTTATTTACTTGAAAAGCGATGATGTGGATGTATTAACGGCCTCTAACGGATTGGAGGCGCTGGAAATCCTAGAACAAGAAACCATTCATCTTATTATCATGGACAACATGATGCCACAGCTCGATGGAATTAAAACGACATTTAAAATTCGTGAAAACAAAAATATACCGATCATTATGCTTTCAGCCAAATCGGAAGATAGCGACAAGATTTTGGGACTCAACGTTGGAGCCGATGACTATATTACGAAGCCGTTCAATCCGCTAGAGCTGATCGCTAGAGTCCGATCTCAGCTGCGTCGGTTTACGAATTTAGGTTCCTTCCAGTCAAACGGGGAAGAGATCATTCAAGTAAGAGGACTCGTGCTGAACAAAAGCTCGAAGACTGTTGAAGTGGATGGAGAGGACGTCAGACTGACCGCGAAGGAATACAAAATTTTGGAGCTGTTGTTGGAGAACAAGGGTAGAGTTTTTTCAATTGAAGAGATTTATGAGCGCGTGTGGAATGAACCGATCTTCGCTTCAGAGAATACGGTTGCCGTACATGTGAGAAATATTCGTGAAAAAATTGAGATCAATCCCAAAGACCCAAAATATTTAAAGGTGGTATGGGGAATTGGATACAAAATCGAGAAAAAGTAA
- a CDS encoding DinB family protein: MKTIKCMMDHLYWADGRILDALEESETKNKDLLKLVRHVAVAERVWLSRLQGKGSAQYSLWEEAEELTAIRTMFEENAEQYRVYIEGLEESELNEIIDYANQSGVSYRTSVRDILLQVLLHGQYHRGQINRALRIESIEPVQVDYITFARL; this comes from the coding sequence ATGAAGACGATCAAGTGTATGATGGACCACCTTTACTGGGCAGACGGACGCATCTTGGACGCGCTGGAAGAGAGTGAGACGAAGAACAAGGACCTTCTGAAACTCGTTCGGCACGTTGCGGTCGCGGAACGAGTCTGGCTGTCTCGATTGCAGGGCAAGGGCAGTGCGCAGTATTCGTTGTGGGAGGAAGCGGAAGAGCTGACGGCGATCCGGACGATGTTCGAAGAAAACGCTGAGCAATATCGCGTCTATATCGAAGGGCTTGAGGAATCTGAGTTGAACGAAATAATCGACTACGCGAATCAGAGCGGGGTTTCATACCGAACATCCGTCCGGGACATCCTGTTGCAGGTCCTCTTACATGGGCAATATCACCGGGGACAGATCAATCGGGCACTTCGGATCGAATCGATAGAGCCTGTCCAAGTCGATTACATCACGTTCGCGAGGCTCTAA
- a CDS encoding aldo/keto reductase, whose translation MLYRKLGNTEVSIPVIGQGTWKYGEDKQKEKEEVEALHFGIRNGLTLIDTAEEYGNGGAEKIVGQAIHGIRDDVFLVTKVSAKNCSYKGVLRAAEASLERLKTSHIDLYLQHWPSQQHDVSETMGAMAELVNKGLVKYVGVSNFSIQLMKEAQYHLGNVPLICNQVPYHLNDRSIENQILPFAEENGITIMGYSPFGFAPHLHTFGMKGFPEVGSIERNILDTIGDKYGKTAYQVALNWVLRQQGLVTIPKAANKKHIVDNLNALGWELEKDDIDQIENHFSL comes from the coding sequence ATGCTATATCGTAAGCTAGGTAACACGGAAGTAAGCATTCCTGTTATAGGCCAAGGGACATGGAAATATGGTGAAGATAAGCAGAAAGAAAAAGAGGAAGTAGAGGCGTTGCATTTTGGTATTAGGAATGGACTTACTCTGATTGACACTGCCGAAGAATATGGGAATGGTGGAGCAGAGAAAATTGTTGGTCAAGCCATCCATGGTATTAGAGATGATGTTTTTCTTGTGACTAAAGTCTCTGCAAAAAATTGTTCTTACAAAGGTGTCCTTAGAGCGGCAGAGGCAAGTTTAGAACGTTTAAAAACAAGTCATATTGATTTGTATTTACAGCATTGGCCTAGTCAACAACATGATGTTTCAGAGACGATGGGGGCCATGGCTGAATTAGTTAATAAGGGATTAGTCAAATATGTCGGGGTGAGTAACTTTAGCATTCAATTAATGAAAGAAGCTCAGTACCATTTAGGAAATGTGCCTTTGATATGTAATCAAGTACCGTACCATTTAAACGATAGAAGCATAGAGAATCAGATTTTACCCTTTGCAGAAGAGAATGGGATCACAATTATGGGATATTCACCATTTGGATTTGCTCCTCATTTACATACATTTGGTATGAAAGGTTTTCCTGAAGTGGGCTCAATAGAAAGAAATATACTCGACACAATAGGGGACAAGTACGGTAAAACAGCATATCAAGTTGCATTAAACTGGGTGTTAAGACAGCAAGGATTAGTTACGATCCCAAAAGCTGCGAACAAGAAACACATTGTTGATAATCTAAATGCCTTAGGATGGGAATTAGAAAAAGATGATATAGACCAGATTGAGAATCACTTTTCATTGTAA
- a CDS encoding phosphotransferase enzyme family protein, which translates to MDPKIKLLFLDEHASEGAARYGVSQEELTFIGGFQNFIYSYNRDELKYILRFTPSTLRTSEVLVAEIDWIRYLSESGISVSEPISSINGEYYELIQGNSIDFYVTSFKYAPGRKIGYPECLGNSILYEECGRITGRLHKLAKLYKPTKAKRHTWEFNEYLLRAEDYLPSEFRPILIALDELKGQLASLPVNADNFGLIHGDINVGNFTIDEAGGLTLFDFDECQYSWYVEDIAIQLYYLLYVFGEDSKFERKEQYELFIKHFELGYTEDGRRMPDNWKDLLKLFLRLREIIVVVGMHRSWDLSKPDDWTRDFLQDSRMRITKGISLIDEL; encoded by the coding sequence ATGGACCCCAAAATAAAATTATTGTTCTTGGACGAACATGCCTCAGAAGGCGCCGCGCGTTATGGGGTCAGCCAAGAGGAACTCACTTTCATTGGAGGTTTTCAAAACTTTATTTATTCCTATAATCGCGATGAATTGAAATATATTCTCCGTTTCACTCCAAGCACTCTTCGCACATCGGAAGTACTAGTAGCAGAAATAGATTGGATTCGTTATCTTTCAGAGAGTGGTATATCAGTGTCAGAACCGATTTCTTCAATTAATGGAGAGTATTACGAATTAATTCAAGGAAATTCAATTGATTTTTACGTAACCTCCTTTAAATATGCACCAGGCCGTAAAATCGGATATCCAGAATGTCTAGGTAATTCTATACTTTATGAAGAGTGTGGACGTATAACGGGCCGTCTTCATAAATTAGCGAAGCTTTACAAGCCTACCAAAGCCAAAAGGCACACTTGGGAGTTTAATGAATACCTTTTACGAGCCGAGGATTATTTGCCGTCAGAATTTCGACCAATCCTTATTGCTCTTGATGAACTTAAAGGACAATTGGCGAGTCTGCCTGTTAATGCGGATAATTTTGGTTTGATCCACGGAGATATTAATGTAGGAAACTTCACGATCGATGAAGCTGGGGGATTAACTCTCTTTGACTTCGACGAGTGCCAGTACAGTTGGTATGTCGAGGATATTGCTATCCAGCTGTATTACTTGCTATATGTATTCGGAGAAGATTCGAAGTTCGAACGAAAGGAACAGTATGAACTTTTCATAAAGCACTTCGAGTTAGGCTATACAGAGGATGGCCGAAGAATGCCAGACAACTGGAAGGATTTGTTGAAGCTTTTCCTTAGACTTCGCGAAATCATTGTGGTTGTCGGTATGCATCGGAGCTGGGATTTAAGCAAACCAGATGATTGGACCCGCGATTTCTTGCAGGATAGTAGAATGAGGATTACTAAAGGTATCTCGTTGATCGATGAGTTATGA
- a CDS encoding NUDIX hydrolase produces MGFPTHIVSAGGIVEDGTGNILLVKAHDDGWVYPGGITEVGENLIDGVIREIKEESGIDATVSHLISVVSNTAIHKWYDGVTDVPTKVMFDFVCKAVGGALATSNETSECRWVPKEHVLDLITLPGIRMRYEAYLNFNGSVNYMEYVTASTTEFNVKLQRSV; encoded by the coding sequence ATGGGGTTCCCGACACATATTGTATCTGCAGGCGGAATTGTAGAAGATGGAACTGGAAATATCCTTTTAGTAAAAGCCCATGACGACGGTTGGGTGTATCCTGGTGGGATAACTGAAGTTGGAGAAAACCTGATTGATGGTGTCATTCGTGAAATCAAAGAGGAAAGTGGAATAGACGCCACGGTTAGCCATTTAATTAGTGTTGTTTCGAATACAGCAATCCATAAGTGGTATGACGGTGTGACTGATGTCCCTACCAAGGTCATGTTTGATTTCGTATGTAAAGCTGTGGGTGGAGCGTTAGCTACTTCTAATGAAACGAGCGAATGCAGGTGGGTTCCAAAGGAACATGTTCTGGATTTGATTACTTTACCTGGAATCCGCATGCGTTATGAAGCTTATTTGAACTTTAATGGCTCTGTGAATTATATGGAGTATGTCACTGCGTCAACGACAGAATTTAATGTCAAGCTTCAAAGGAGTGTTTAG
- a CDS encoding transcriptional regulator gives MKFELGRCLLNERLKESGKSAEWLAKELLFKPERVYDFIENKRVMPLKIAISIAASIGCDVRALYELIPNDTKAGKYGNHVE, from the coding sequence TTGAAATTTGAATTAGGGCGTTGCTTACTGAATGAACGATTGAAGGAATCCGGAAAGTCAGCGGAATGGCTGGCAAAAGAATTACTTTTTAAACCGGAACGAGTTTACGACTTTATTGAAAACAAAAGAGTAATGCCACTCAAAATTGCCATATCAATCGCTGCTTCCATCGGTTGTGATGTTCGTGCCTTGTATGAATTAATTCCGAATGATACAAAGGCAGGGAAGTACGGGAATCATGTGGAATAA
- a CDS encoding sensor histidine kinase KdpD, translating to MDTKSRKSKADRKVGIDLIVIIVAAILWSLILINEYSSVGLSLSYSTSSFIQALLAFTILCLLVSRLFLYFKAPLSRRSFWHGSVLMDYFHFWRTGLRASLQNWRLTLGLIVMLLLTAIAGICVWQAATYYYERDWHILYVLLYVLFLVPYILSKIRRFIAIINGSKEIAEGNIQNTIQDTGKDALSKLAGYINNMKSGYQSALENQMKSERLKTELITNVSHDLKTPLTSIINYVDLLKKEDLSTETSRAYIETLDRKALRLKLLIEDLFEISKMASGSVELDMEYVDVATLLTQAIAESNTSMGQASLVIRERIAKFPIHAHLDGNKIWRVFENLIGNAQKYSLPGTRIYIYLDESDDMVLFKIQNTAAYEIDFAAEELFERFKRADVSRQTEGSGLGLSIVKSIVELHGGEIKIEIHGDQFNVILHLPKQRLI from the coding sequence TTGGATACAAAATCGAGAAAAAGTAAAGCAGATCGAAAGGTTGGAATCGACCTTATTGTCATAATTGTTGCCGCGATCTTATGGAGCCTCATACTCATAAACGAGTATTCATCCGTGGGGTTGAGTCTGAGCTATTCAACTTCAAGTTTCATCCAGGCACTGCTTGCCTTTACGATTCTTTGCTTGCTGGTGAGCAGACTGTTTCTTTATTTTAAGGCACCCCTTAGTAGGCGTTCCTTCTGGCATGGCAGTGTGCTGATGGATTACTTTCATTTTTGGAGAACTGGTCTTAGAGCCAGTCTGCAGAACTGGAGACTAACGTTAGGCCTCATCGTTATGCTTCTGCTAACCGCGATAGCCGGTATTTGTGTTTGGCAGGCAGCCACATATTACTACGAACGTGACTGGCACATACTTTATGTATTGCTGTATGTGCTTTTCCTGGTTCCGTATATACTTTCCAAGATTAGACGCTTTATCGCGATCATCAACGGGAGCAAAGAAATTGCCGAAGGGAATATTCAGAATACGATTCAGGATACCGGCAAGGATGCTCTATCCAAACTTGCTGGTTATATTAATAATATGAAATCCGGGTATCAAAGCGCGCTGGAGAATCAAATGAAGAGCGAACGGTTAAAAACAGAGCTGATTACCAACGTATCACATGATTTGAAGACCCCGCTTACTTCTATTATCAACTATGTCGATTTATTAAAAAAAGAAGATCTGTCTACGGAGACATCCCGAGCCTATATTGAAACCCTGGACCGGAAGGCGCTACGGCTGAAGCTGTTGATAGAAGACCTGTTCGAAATCTCAAAGATGGCCAGCGGTTCAGTAGAGCTGGATATGGAGTACGTCGATGTCGCAACCTTGTTAACACAGGCGATTGCCGAGTCCAATACCAGTATGGGACAAGCGTCGCTTGTGATTCGGGAGAGGATCGCGAAATTCCCGATCCATGCACATTTGGACGGCAATAAAATTTGGCGTGTCTTCGAAAATTTAATTGGTAACGCGCAGAAATATTCGCTTCCAGGAACCAGAATTTATATTTATTTGGACGAGTCTGATGATATGGTATTATTTAAAATTCAAAACACAGCTGCGTATGAAATTGATTTTGCTGCGGAAGAATTGTTCGAACGTTTCAAAAGAGCAGACGTATCTCGCCAGACAGAAGGCTCCGGACTAGGGCTGTCCATTGTGAAAAGTATCGTTGAGCTGCACGGCGGGGAGATCAAAATTGAAATTCATGGCGATCAATTCAACGTTATTTTGCATTTGCCCAAGCAGCGCTTAATTTAA